The proteins below come from a single Demetria terragena DSM 11295 genomic window:
- a CDS encoding helix-turn-helix domain-containing protein, whose product MKTTFSTAGLSPADAVARFLDKGADAYCPHITNLLTRGHVLDRSAFFVEGTFAPVGESGLTTLEMNAGRLERSRKDILRGDSDIIYIVTPLRGTFSFVQHGNTVTVGPGDLYVEDTRYPFDLYFSTHAKAMGFAVPVELLTQRVGSLGRLSGAVIRQDDRIGTMLVRHLRALAAADTDQLAQNQSWRMQDVALDLAAMAFSQVTATTPTLQAHADTAHTRLVQAMLNQLHRTDASVASVAHEAAMSPRYASALMAETGTTVAQRMRDLRLERARSRLQDPAYDVNKIIDIATSCGFADASTFARRFRESEGLTPTDYRRRAQSERQAAAPQVGVMTNAAKAPNIIHGP is encoded by the coding sequence ATGAAAACGACGTTCAGCACCGCGGGGTTATCCCCGGCTGATGCGGTTGCCCGCTTCTTAGACAAGGGGGCGGACGCGTACTGCCCCCACATCACCAACCTCCTCACCCGAGGGCATGTGCTGGACCGCTCGGCGTTCTTCGTAGAAGGCACCTTCGCGCCCGTCGGCGAGAGCGGGCTCACCACGCTCGAAATGAACGCTGGCCGACTTGAGCGCTCACGCAAGGACATCCTCCGCGGCGACAGCGACATCATCTACATCGTGACACCGCTGCGGGGAACATTCTCCTTCGTCCAGCACGGCAACACGGTGACGGTCGGGCCGGGGGATCTCTACGTCGAAGACACGCGATATCCCTTCGATCTGTACTTCTCCACTCACGCCAAGGCCATGGGTTTTGCCGTGCCGGTGGAGTTACTGACCCAGCGAGTGGGCTCCCTGGGTCGATTAAGCGGCGCGGTCATCCGTCAGGATGACCGCATCGGCACCATGCTCGTCAGGCACCTTCGCGCCCTGGCCGCTGCCGACACCGATCAGCTTGCCCAGAACCAAAGTTGGCGCATGCAGGACGTTGCGCTCGACTTAGCGGCGATGGCATTTAGCCAGGTCACCGCTACCACTCCCACTCTGCAGGCCCATGCCGACACCGCGCATACCCGGCTCGTCCAAGCCATGTTGAATCAACTTCACCGTACCGATGCCAGCGTCGCCTCCGTCGCCCACGAGGCGGCGATGAGCCCCCGATATGCCAGTGCGCTCATGGCCGAAACAGGAACGACCGTGGCCCAACGCATGCGAGACCTGAGGTTGGAGCGCGCGAGGAGTCGCCTCCAAGACCCGGCCTACGACGTCAACAAGATCATTGATATCGCCACCTCGTGCGGCTTTGCCGACGCATCAACATTCGCGCGACGCTTCCGCGAGTCCGAGGGACTGACCCCCACCGACTACCGCCGCAGGGCCCAGTCCGAGCGACAGGCTGCCGCTCCTCAAGTCGGCGTGATGACCAACGCGGCGAAGGCGCCCAACATCATCCACGGGCCGTAA
- a CDS encoding SDR family NAD(P)-dependent oxidoreductase produces MQISDKTVAVVTGGGSGLGEATARRLHAAGAAIVILDLEGSRGAAVAEDLGDRARFVAADVRDETQVQAAVDAAGELGELRIAVCCAGIGTPGRIIGKRGVLELETFRQVVEINLIGTFNVMRLAALAMTGLEPVEGERGVVILTASVAAFDGQIGQAAYASSKSGVVGLTLSSARDLADKKIRVMTIAPGTFETPMLAGLPEEARTVLEAQTPHPARLGRPAEFADLAAHIVDNPMLNGEAIRLDGSLRMPPR; encoded by the coding sequence GTGCAGATATCTGACAAGACTGTCGCCGTCGTGACCGGCGGTGGCTCCGGTCTCGGTGAGGCCACCGCCCGCCGCCTTCACGCCGCCGGCGCCGCCATCGTCATCCTCGATTTGGAGGGTTCACGGGGTGCTGCCGTGGCCGAGGACCTCGGGGACCGCGCGCGCTTTGTCGCGGCCGACGTACGCGATGAGACTCAGGTCCAGGCTGCTGTTGACGCCGCGGGCGAGCTGGGCGAGCTCCGAATCGCGGTGTGCTGCGCCGGAATCGGGACACCTGGGCGCATTATCGGCAAGCGCGGCGTCCTCGAACTTGAGACCTTCCGCCAGGTGGTCGAGATCAATCTGATCGGGACGTTCAACGTGATGCGGCTTGCGGCCCTGGCCATGACCGGCCTCGAGCCCGTTGAAGGCGAGCGCGGCGTGGTCATCCTGACCGCCTCGGTCGCGGCCTTCGATGGCCAGATCGGCCAAGCGGCCTACGCATCCTCCAAGAGCGGCGTTGTCGGTTTGACCCTTTCCTCGGCAAGGGACTTGGCAGACAAGAAGATTCGCGTGATGACCATCGCACCGGGAACCTTTGAGACCCCGATGCTGGCAGGCCTCCCCGAAGAGGCGCGCACCGTGCTGGAAGCGCAGACACCGCACCCTGCTCGGCTGGGCCGCCCGGCGGAGTTCGCCGACCTCGCCGCGCACATCGTGGATAACCCGATGTTGAACGGCGAGGCCATCCGCCTCGACGGCTCACTTCGGATGCCGCCCCGCTAG
- a CDS encoding helix-turn-helix domain-containing protein has product MWSSGGTNSARAATAAPQITPDCVDPTVVIGTGDKISHRTSVLSNGDLSFDDHQEPCSTNPGDVGIWTRSLPREPLEDRVGPVMDLEGVVLPRHLIGTQVAVCYLTGLDQPAEGTLETDLVRIAIDLLVQALNEAMVQVSLPIPPKTAALLRIEQAIDRHLRDGDTTAGLIAADAGLSVRRANTILAERDTSLIRELTKRRIDRVAHDFSQPINEVRSISDIAQSWGFRHMGRFSSTFKAQYGKTPLQHRTTICHRQETR; this is encoded by the coding sequence ATGTGGAGCAGCGGCGGCACCAACTCGGCTCGCGCTGCCACCGCCGCGCCACAAATCACTCCCGATTGCGTAGACCCCACGGTGGTCATTGGCACCGGCGACAAAATCTCCCACCGAACCAGCGTCCTCAGTAACGGCGATCTGTCCTTCGACGATCACCAAGAACCGTGCAGTACCAACCCTGGTGACGTGGGAATTTGGACCAGATCCCTCCCCCGCGAGCCCCTTGAGGATCGGGTCGGCCCAGTCATGGACCTCGAGGGCGTGGTGTTGCCACGCCACCTGATTGGCACCCAAGTGGCGGTGTGTTACCTGACGGGGCTCGATCAGCCGGCGGAAGGCACCCTGGAGACGGACCTCGTCCGAATCGCCATTGACCTCCTGGTGCAAGCGCTCAACGAAGCCATGGTTCAGGTGTCGCTGCCCATCCCACCAAAAACTGCCGCGCTCCTTCGTATCGAGCAGGCGATCGACCGACACCTACGCGATGGCGACACCACCGCCGGGCTGATCGCCGCCGACGCTGGACTCAGCGTCCGACGGGCCAACACCATCCTGGCCGAACGCGACACCTCACTCATCCGCGAGCTGACCAAGCGGCGCATCGACCGCGTCGCTCATGACTTCTCCCAGCCCATCAACGAAGTGCGCTCGATCTCAGACATCGCGCAGTCCTGGGGATTCCGGCACATGGGCCGGTTCTCCTCGACATTCAAAGCGCAGTACGGCAAGACCCCCCTGCAGCACCGCACCACCATCTGCCACCGCCAGGAGACAAGGTAA
- a CDS encoding acyl-CoA dehydrogenase family protein, whose amino-acid sequence MPVDRLMPTPESEDLIDLTREVCRGTLAPAVDAAESAAEMPREVYRTLGRAGLLSLPYDEDYGGAGQPYEVYLQVVEEIASTWMSVAVGTSVHSLSCYALSTAGSSEQRAQFLPDMLGGDLLGAYCLSEQGAGSDVSAISTRAMQTDGGYRIRGRKAWISNAGHADFYTTFVRTGDHPTKGLSCFLIPAETDGLSFAAPENKMGLASDPVREVIFDDALVDAGRLIGEEGQGMSLALAALDSGRLGIAAAATGLAQAALDLAVSYAQERRQFGRAIADNQGLAFILADLEAATSSARSAYLYAARLRDAGRPFSKEAATAKLVATDAAMKVTTDAVQVLGGAGYTKDFPAERYFRDAKVTQIFEGTNQIQRLVISRQLLRSPS is encoded by the coding sequence ATGCCCGTCGATCGCCTGATGCCCACGCCAGAGTCGGAAGATCTCATCGACCTGACACGTGAGGTGTGCCGAGGCACGCTCGCTCCGGCCGTTGACGCGGCCGAGTCCGCGGCCGAGATGCCTCGCGAGGTCTACCGCACCCTGGGCCGCGCGGGTTTGCTGTCCCTGCCCTATGACGAGGACTACGGCGGCGCGGGCCAGCCCTACGAGGTCTACCTCCAGGTCGTCGAGGAAATTGCCTCGACCTGGATGAGTGTCGCCGTCGGGACGTCGGTCCACAGCCTGAGTTGTTATGCGCTCAGCACGGCGGGTTCGTCCGAACAGCGGGCTCAGTTCTTGCCGGACATGTTGGGCGGCGACCTTCTGGGTGCGTACTGCCTGTCGGAGCAGGGTGCTGGCTCAGATGTCTCGGCGATTTCTACGCGCGCGATGCAGACCGATGGCGGCTACCGCATCCGTGGACGCAAGGCGTGGATTTCCAACGCCGGTCACGCCGATTTCTACACAACCTTCGTGCGGACCGGCGACCACCCCACCAAAGGTCTTTCGTGCTTCCTCATTCCTGCCGAGACGGACGGGCTGTCATTCGCCGCTCCGGAGAACAAGATGGGCCTGGCCAGCGACCCCGTGCGAGAGGTCATCTTCGATGATGCCCTCGTCGACGCTGGTCGACTCATCGGCGAGGAAGGGCAAGGGATGTCCCTTGCGCTCGCCGCGTTGGACTCCGGACGCCTCGGCATCGCCGCTGCCGCCACCGGCCTCGCGCAGGCAGCGCTCGACCTAGCCGTCTCTTATGCCCAGGAGCGGCGGCAGTTCGGGCGAGCTATTGCCGACAACCAGGGCTTGGCCTTCATCCTGGCCGACCTCGAAGCCGCAACATCCTCAGCGCGCAGTGCCTACCTCTACGCCGCCAGGCTGCGCGACGCGGGCCGACCGTTTAGCAAGGAAGCCGCAACAGCCAAGCTCGTCGCAACCGACGCGGCCATGAAGGTGACGACAGACGCCGTGCAAGTGCTCGGTGGCGCTGGATATACCAAGGACTTCCCGGCCGAGCGCTATTTCCGTGACGCGAAAGTCACCCAGATCTTCGAAGGCACCAACCAGATTCAGCGGCTGGTGATCTCACGCCAGCTGCTTCGCTCCCCTTCCTGA